A window of the Candida orthopsilosis Co 90-125, chromosome 1 draft sequence genome harbors these coding sequences:
- a CDS encoding Hse1 protein (SH3-domain-containing protein), translated as MTTLDALINKATDPTLTSDNWQYILDVCDKISSNPELETSRAVNLIKTKITSTKDANTILRSLSLLVSIAENCGSRMKQEIATKSFLEDCLIKKLSDRKLHITVKYRIIEVLEQLNKSFKSDPSLKPMNDAYNLVKSDYPQYFKAQQGPSKPAKQERTQQDKNKEDEELQRVLKLSLQEYENEQNLKKQYLNNKPLPESQQPQPQQEQQRAVSPAGSEEEQTVATVSKVRALYDLISYEEDELSFRKGDVITVIESVYRDWWRGSLPNGKIGIFPLNYVTPIVNKSPQELARENEMEGKLLDVGQKQIDRLLAILSTNDVSQIDEDEVTELYNNVISSRIQLGSFIDKYSVRQEELGVLNTQLNTEIKSYNELLDKSINNRSKQANGNAYNQLPYPAATHEVPQLVQQPQRQASGPQPQYQPPQQVTRPQPQYQQPQQATGPQPQYQQPTGSHPSLQHPTGQQQQYQHGPLSQPQFQQQQPSQPQFQQSTGYNAQYSGQQYPPYPNPQQINQQNTSAGFGNSGY; from the coding sequence ATGACTACATTAGATGCCTTAATAAATAAAGCTACAGATCCAACGCTTACCTCAGATAACTGGCAATACATTTTAGACGTATGCGACAAGATATCCTCAAATCCAGAATTGGAAACTAGTAGGGCGGTCAACTTGATAAAGACCAAAATCACATCTACCAAAGATGCAAATACTATTTTAAGATCCTTATCTTTGCTAGTTTCGATAGCTGAAAATTGTGGTTCCCGAATGAAACAGGAGATAGCCACTaaatcttttcttgaagATTGTCTTATCAAGAAGTTACTGGATAGGAAATTACACATTACTGTCAAGTACAGAATCATTGAAGTTCTCgaacaattgaacaaaagcTTCAAGTCAGATCCTTCGTTGAAACCGATGAATGATGCATACAATTTAGTAAAGTCGGATTATCCCCAATATTTCAAGGCCCAACAAGGTCCTAGTAAACCAGCAAAACAAGAAAGGACACAGCAGGATAAGAACAAGGAAGATGAGGAGTTACAACGTGTATTGAAGTTATCGTTGCAAGAATATGAGAATGAGcagaatttgaagaagcaatatttgaataataaaCCTTTGCCGGAGTCGCAACAGCCACAGCcacaacaagaacaacagCGTGCTGTGTCTCCAGCTGGATCAGAGGAAGAACAAACGGTTGCAACAGTGTCAAAAGTCAGAGCGTTATATGACTTGATATCGtatgaagaagatgagCTTTCGTTCAGAAAAGGTGATGTAATAACTGTTATTGAATCTGTTTACAGAGATTGGTGGAGGGGATCCTTACCTAATGGGAAGATTGGAATTTTTCCTTTAAACTACGTGACTCCTATAGTCAACAAATCTCCCCAAGAGTTGGCTCGAGAGAATGAAATGGAAGGCAAGTTGTTGGATGTGGGTCAAAAGCAAATTGATAGGTTATTGGCTATTTTATCTACCAATGACGTATCCCagattgatgaagatgaagtaaCTGAGCTATACAACAATGTGATATCTTCGAGAATTCAATTGGGGAGTTTTATAGACAAGTATAGTGTTCGTCAAGAAGAATTGGGAGTTTTGAATACGCAATTGAATACAGAGATCAAGTCATATAATGAGCTATTGGATAAGCTGATCAATAATAGATCGAAACAAGCTAATGGAAATGCCTATAATCAACTTCCATATCCTGCGGCAACGCATGAAGTACCGCAACTAGTGCAACAACCGCAACGACAAGCAAGTGGTCCTCAACCACAGTATCAGCCGCCCCAACAAGTCACTCGTCCTCAACCTCAATATCAACAGCCCCAACAAGCAACAGGTCCTCAACCGcagtatcaacaaccaacGGGATCACATCCATCCTTGCAACACCCAACTGGacagcaacaacagtaCCAGCATGGTCCACTATCCCAGCCTCaatttcagcaacaacaaccttCTCAACCACAGTTTCAGCAAAGTACGGGTTATAATGCTCAATATAGTGGTCAACAATATCCCCCATATCCCAATCCCCAACaaataaaccaacaaaacaccAGTGCTGGTTTTGGAAACTCTGGTTATTAG
- a CDS encoding Boi2 protein (SH3-domain-containing protein), which translates to MDGATYVCIKQFNARLGDEISLKIGDKIQVLADDHEYNDGWYMGKNLLTGAVGLYPKSFTQILSNNTDEKTLLRSRSRRVLTPPGKQMNNGDHQSSGSTEANNSPNTHNAPNVPSKLNPNNSQDSIPTPLKESFDKLSVKDNNSSNTSGGHHMINDEIDKALKELQGDNNQSNGSTYNNSGSGSSSNNDYKPKQSSVASNNYSKSHARNPSEQSLTDDLNPLQAHNWTPKQVSSYFALVLGFSPEIASKFAKHKITGAILFEMDLGHLKELDIDSFGTRFEIHKEVEKLKEMNLRSQKLKSQSRVNSINRTDTTSSTLNSGPTEDTTYPDIDEKPLKSNQSDVLQSNEKQNELMPSALSEDTSDSTIKHSRNRSLSMDNLSKHNIEGSFASPRKAPQPPAGDSPLNSGYKFGYGSQSPYNNDDKPSGLYMTRTNASAHALSRPPSSVYDQASHSRQVSQASNSHQKKSSVSNNHKRHSSLFSFFSGNEDGDKQNSSTPTQGQTKLHSKNIQRDESGWSNGNKLISPAQIKRENSSMANSPKRRSQLFDLSNSPIHIDDAGLSPKKSKSVSVRAKSSDALKDDNKRIASDSQANLSNTRPGASRLKSLRTTSTQNIRNLTGSKKSKTSAFTEGIREVTPDEAIKTANYSGYMAKRSGNTFAWRSRYFTLHGTRLSYFTSLKDKREKGLIDITAHKVIPINSDAEDLDKADKYAAMVASTTMAGNYCFKLVPPAPGFKKGLTFTQPKTHYFAVDSEEEMRGWVKALMTATIDIDDSVPVVSSCSTPTVSLSKAQEMLAKTREENKMKDEELRAKGYIRVDEDFGNDSSFQASMYSSSTLAPERIPPKLSIDTQNNRYSTSTLNAPPKTPNLPGSHNSGGFASPYLLASGYLSSPKSGNFSSNSGTPVTTNSGYFADSVDQRPLRPPSIQQSPYERTTSGSFNPYANNNEATSTPYSTASSTNSQTNNGNTNSNGTTSPNVSSFSQNSKKDEVSESSASNGGTTSNKPLLSNSSGRLMSGNKKREKMMAFSSDDSGNHTFVIKPKK; encoded by the coding sequence ATGGATGGAGCAACATATGTTTGTATAAAACAGTTTAATGCCAGGTTAGGTGATGAAATCAGTCTCAAAATCGGTGATAAAATACAGGTTTTAGCTGACGACCATGAATACAATGATGGTTGGTATATGGGTAAAAACTTGTTAACTGGTGCTGTGGGACTATATCCCAAGAGCTTTACTCAaatattatcaaataaTACTGATGAAAAGACTTTGTTAAGATCTAGATCAAGAAGAGTTTTAACACCTCCTGGCAAACAAATGAATAATGGTGATCATCAGAGTAGTGGCTCAACTGAAGCCAACAACAGTCCCAATACTCATAATGCACCTAATGTACCTAGTAAATTGAATCCAAACAATTCTCAAGACTCCATTCCTACTCCTTTGAAGGAgtcttttgataaattatcAGTAAAGGATAATAATTCTAGTAATACCAGTGGTGGTCACCATATGattaatgatgaaattgacaaagcTTTGAAAGAGTTACAGGGAGATAATAACCAATCTAATGGCTCCACATACAACAACAGTGGCAGcggcagcagcagcaacaacgaCTACAAGCCAAAACAGTCAAGTGTGGCTTCAAACAACTACAGCAAGTCCCACGCTAGAAATCCATCCGAACAATCCTTAACCGATGATTTGAATCCGTTGCAAGCACATAATTGGACCCCAAAGCAAGTGTCATCATACTTTGCGTTGGTTTTGGGGTTCAGTCCTGAAATTGCTAGCAAATTTGCTAAACACAAAATTACAGGGGCcattttatttgaaatggATTTAGGCCActtgaaagaattggatattgattcatttggtactcgatttgaaattcataAAGAGGTTGAAAAGTTAAAAGAAATGAATCTTCGATcacaaaagttgaaactgCAATCAAGAGTGAATTCTATCAATAGGACCGATACGACTTCTTCTACTTTGAATTCAGGACCTACTGAAGACACAACTTACCCTGACATAGATGAAAAACCGTTGAAGTCGAACCAACTGGATGTATTAcaatcaaatgaaaaacaaaatgagCTTATGCCTTCTGCATTACTGGAAGACACCTCCGACTCAACCATAAAACATTCAAGAAACAGGTCTCTTTCAATGGACAACTTATCAAAACACAATATTGAAGGATCTTTTGCTTCACCTAGAAAAGCTCCACAACCACCAGCGGGAGATAGTCCCCTCAACTCTGGTTACAAATTTGGATACGGAAGTCAATCTCCATATAATAATGACGATAAACCGAGCGGCTTGTACATGACTCGTACAAATGCCTCAGCACATGCTTTGTCAAGACCTCCTTCTTCAGTTTACGATCAAGCATCACACAGCAGACAAGTGTCACAAGCCTCCAATAGCCATCAAAAGAAGCTGTCAGTATCAAACAATCATAAAAGACATTCTTCCCTTTTCTCGTTCTTCTCAGGAAATGAGGATGGAGACAAACAGAATAGTAGCACTCCAACTCAAGGACAAACAAAGTTGCACAGTAAAAATATACAAAGAGACGAGAGCGGTTGGTCTAATGGAAATAAATTAATATCCCCAGCACAAATTAAACGTGAAAATAGTTCCATGGCAAACTCACCAAAGAGAAGAtctcaattgtttgatttatcGAATTCTCCTATTCATATAGATGATGCAGGGTTATCACCAAAGAAGCTGAAATCAGTATCAGTGAGAGCAAAGTCGTCTGATGCTTTGAAAGACGACAACAAGCGTATTGCTAGTGATTCGCAAGCAAACCTTTCCAACACACGTCCTGGCGCTTCACGATTAAAGAGTCTACGTACCACCTCCACTCAAAATATTCGTAACTTAACGGGTTCGAAGAAACTGAAAACATCCGCATTTACTGAAGGTATTCGTGAAGTAACGCCCGATGAGGCTATAAAGACAGCAAACTATAGTGGTTATATGGCTAAACGATCGGGAAATACTTTCGCTTGGAGATCAAGATATTTCACGCTACATGGTACAAGGTTGTCTTACTTTACCTCATTAAAAGATAAGAGGGAGAAAGGGTTGATTGATATAACTGCTCACAAAGTCATACCTATCAATAGTGATGCTGAAGATTTGGATAAAGCTGATAAATATGCGGCAATGGTGGCTTCGACTACAATGGCAGGTAACTACtgtttcaaacttgtaccaccagcaccagGTTTCAAAAAGGGTCTTACCTTCACCCAACCAAAGACGCATTattttgctgttgattCCGAAGAAGAGATGAGAGGCTGGGTTAAAGCTTTAATGACTGCAACTATCGATATTGATGACTCAGTACCAGTGGTTAGTAGCTGCTCAACACCAACAGTTAGTTTGAGTAAAGCTCAAGAAATGTTGGCCAAAACTCGAGAAGAGAATAAAATGAAGGATGAGGAGTTGCGAGCTAAAGGTTACATCAGGGTGGATGAAGATTTTGGTAATGATTCATCTTTCCAAGCGTCAATGTATTCATCATCTACTTTGGCACCAGAAAGGATACCACCAAAATTGTCGATAGATACTCAAAACAACAGATACAGTACAAGTACGTTGAATGCTCCACCAAAGACGCCAAATTTACCTGGCTCACACAATCTGGGTGGATTTGCTTCCCCTTACTTATTAGCATCGGGTTATCTTTCGTCACCTAAATCAGGGAACTTCTCATCAAACAGTGGAACTCCAGTTACTACCAATTCAGGCTATTTCGCTGATAGTGTTGATCAACGGCCATTGAGACCAccatcaattcaacaatctCCGTACGAAAGGACAACAAGCGGGTCATTTAATCCGTATGCAAATAATAATGAAGCCACATCTACGCCATACTCAACTGCATCCTCGACAAATTCCCAAACTAATAATGGAAATACCAATAGCAATGGTACTACCTCACCAAATGTGAGTTCATTTAGtcaaaattccaaaaaggATGAAGTATCGGAGTCAAGTGCTTCCAATGGCGGTACAACCAGCAATAAACCACTTTTATCTAACTCCTCAGGTAGATTAATGAGTGGtaacaagaaaagagaaaagatgATGGCTTTTAGTAGTGATGATTCGGGTAACCACACATTTGTAATAAAACCAAAGAAGTAG
- a CDS encoding F-actin capping protein subunit alpha: MSVKFEELITSLIQSAPSAELPEVINSLKAISAASQSTIDDALTEYIKQQPIVISDYIISSLNKDPHSSKYIDYVKQEKFAFDITRQDIIDVEPYTPEAPVDSNLVKKLQQYSDDYFQDYTFTIIPESKDNYAIIIIGEKLNKENFYTGKWHSQYQVSNGSITGSINLDIHYFEDGNVRLKYNESNISSEASVSNASDVVNFINQTDNSIELKLIDQFQHLNQQSFKNLRRLLPVTRSKINWGSAIGNYRLGSDVVHKN, from the coding sequence ATGTCagtcaaatttgaagagtTGATTACCTCATTGATCCAAAGTGCACCATCAGCCGAATTACCTGAAGtcatcaattcattaaaGGCTATATCGGCAGCATCCCAATCAACCATTGATGATGCATTAACTGAATATataaaacaacaaccgATAGTCATATCAGATTACATTATCAGTTCATTAAACAAAGACCCTCATTCATCCAAGTACATTGATTATGTCAAGCAAGAGaaatttgcatttgataTAACTAGGCAAGAtattattgatgttgaacCATATACACCGGAGGCGCCTGTTGATTCCAACTTGGTTAAGAAGTTACAACAATATAGTGATGATTATTTCCAAGATTATACATTCACAATCATCCCTGAATCGAAAGACAACTATGCAATAATCATAATTGGTGAGAAATTAAATAAAGAGAATTTCTACACGGGGAAATGGCATAGTCAATACCAAGTTTCCAATGGATCAATTACTGGCTCGATTAATTTAGATATTcattattttgaagatggaaATGTTCGGTTAAAATataatgaatcaaatatATCTAGTGAAGCTTCCGTTTCAAATGCAAGTGATGTGGTTAATTTTATAAACCAAACTgataattcaattgaattgaaattaattgatcaatttcaacatttgaatcaacagTCATTCAAGAATTTAAGAAGATTGTTGCCTGTGACTAGATCCAAGATTAATTGGGGTAGTGCTATTGGAAATTATAGATTAGGATCCGATGTAGTTCATAAAAACTAA
- a CDS encoding Ufd4 protein (S. cerevisiae homolog UFD4 localizes to mitochondrion) yields MSSANTFNRANNNETNSGNHKQNHHELPNESDDSQLSDEDDSLLRLSQQAQHRKLSQSQLVNDEPLEPMDPIVTANNSGDIDYDEDFSNDPIVEEEEDDEEEEGEEEEEEDDDDDSVHNDDNDHPDEDEELEMLETADFLRQLMQARRISEMNSGSGDNNNNNTNNNQNASNANEEQPREGELDDARAEFLRAIGALSGARRGESSNAARTEEARGGSDNNDHGSGGRNAPTGFVDVMQRLMGGGIMFGGGLQEGENIGALVDNLEQRGDTFIILESLNQISENLLMMNGLTAERLIPSNRLARNLVNIMDDPTLEEELELHLVACRCLYNFLEVNQDFIHDALNNNAVPALCNKLLEIKYIDLTEQALQTLEMISRDTISHNSIIVNNGLTACLQYLDFLTVHAQRKCLSIVSNSCTNISVSNFNKIKEAFTSITEVVRAHNDQNVVENAWITIARIIECFKNKPDYLNELFSGKELFFKELVNVILVSCNKSSNTSAESEQVALSYSSCLSLIKSLIILSSVSIEVSKILLSDCDIGSMIVKALNKFARSRSSKSNEAAKGNDEATISIEALLAAPKELVSQFLTLIGYLLPIIYTPAKALYLKPDFEDYEEKENINHKRVELCTEIIPDDFWKFVNEVWTLSIYSIQATTDVDIRRRGFINLYRIVSSINEPQLGQIKHHELISGLLASVVNQYQPQVLQGLKSMADSRKQEEDVDMRTSDFEDFDDARDQLSSEERQYDESDEEMDGGTSENDESQENEENDEGEEEEEDADDDEEDDADDDDDDGEDDFPVVTNRPEDLKSLNSTMLMLSALEILNVLLKKAASVYLQAFEREGLMNDVTSILKSSSFLRKGSRTKSAQNHFSASFANKYIDVEYTKEYEFRSSIKDVYFKIKSAASEIKKEYNNEKMSQSSELSEHMRLLYFVKEILSDIKTTKSFTYDEWLQVWEQFKFALQGASDKVHVSSFELISSGVITQLTNLLTSNDSDHVFESSPCYRAFIHSFFNDDCSDAKLLVHQLLEALTRSESFEIVSAGSHNHHSASSRDQQQATLMANQIKLKLNLEGDLGDLKMPTNLQNMVVSVHAIATFKSILSFLKQRLQFMEQLTNIGSNRASSNETEEGKKFDFSLEFLINGEVIPLETTIYGAIYRSAQTKPDEIVDPKKIWTNLHQITFRKVSNEVSNEDVFNNYNSNVDDSELTIYDKTTIGVLQLLKVLFKMNTFVHHGGKPSVPVKDFINWKLTAKLNRQLEEPLVVASGTLPGWSIHLTKQFPFIFPLATRIFFFQSTSFGYSRLIHQWQLRTNQNYEDNRGNDNANNNSAYNQRPQLGRPNRHKVRISRKMMLQSALKVLGMYGSTPGILEIEYFDEVGSGLGPTLEFYSTVSKEFSKRKLKLWRDDNRYDGDAEGYVENKHGLFPSPMDKQQVNNENGKKILYFFSSLGKFIARALLDSRIIDFNFNPIFLKLVQFLNQKNTSSQSQPLNQKLMKKIVSLQNLKLVDPELAKSLQHLQKYAKVFENVPPEQRNFVEIDGAKLGDLGIYFELPGYPKYELIPNGSDTLVQADNLDLYITKVLENTLFTGVIHQTKAFMDGFSKVFPISSLMIFSPQELVELFGNCEEDWSFDALSSAIVANHGYSKDSPEIKELINILIDFDLEEKRQFLQFLTGSPKLPIGGFKALRPELTVVRKHAEDGLKDDDYLPSVMTCANYLKIPKYSSKEVMREKLLQAVKEGAGAFLLS; encoded by the coding sequence ATGTCAAGTGCTAATACATTCAACAGGGCTAATAACAACGAGACAAACTCGGGAAACCACAAACAGAACCACCACGAGTTACCCAACGAATCTGATGATTCTCAACTCTCTGACGAGGATGATTCACTTTTGAGACTTTCACAACAAGCACAACACAGGAAACTAAGTCAACTGCAACTTGTCAATGACGAACCACTTGAACCAATGGATCCAATTGTGACGGCTAACAACAGTGGCGATATAGATTACGATGAAGATTTCAGCAATGATCCAATCGTagaggaggaagaggatgacgaagaagaagaaggagaggaagaagaagaagaagatgatgatgatgactcCGTTCATAATGACGACAATGATCACccagatgaagatgaggaatTGGAAATGCTTGAAACTGCTGATTTTCTACGTCAACTAATGCAAGCTAGAAGGATATCGGAAATGAACTCTGGCTCTGgtgacaacaacaacaacaacactaACAATAACCAAAATGCATCAAATGCCAACGAAGAACAACCTAGGGAAGGAGAACTAGATGATGCTCGTGCTGAGTTCCTTCGTGCAATTGGTGCTTTATCAGGTGCAAGGAGAGGTGAGTCTTCCAATGCAGCAAGGACAGAAGAAGCCAGAGGAGGTTCTGATAACAATGACCATGGTTCTGGTGGAAGAAATGCTCCTACCGGGTTTGTTGATGTCATGCAAAGATTAATGGGTGGTGGTATAATGTTTGGAGGTGGTTTGCAGGAGGGTGAAAATATCGGAGCacttgttgacaatttggAACAAAGAGGAGATACTTTTATCATTcttgaatcattgaatcaaatatCAGAAAATTTATTAATGATGAATGGTTTGACTGCCGAACGTTTAATCCCATCTAATAGATTAGCCAGAAATCTTGTGAATATAATGGATGACCCAACGctagaagaagaattaGAATTGCATCTTGTTGCATGTCGTTGTTTATACAACTTCCTAGAAGTTAATCAAGATTTCATTCATGATGCATTGAACAATAATGCCGTACCGGCGTTATGCAACAAGCTATTGGAAATAAAGTACATTGATCTCACGGAACAGGCATTACAGACTCTTGAGATGATTTCAAGGGATACCATTTCACATAACAGCATTATTGTGAATAACGGCTTGACAGCATGTTTACAATACCTTGACTTTTTGACAGTGCATGCTCAAAGAAAGTGTCTCAGTATTGTATCAAATTCCTGTACCAACATTTCAGtctccaatttcaacaaaatcaaggAAGCTTTCACAAGTATTACAGAAGTTGTTAGAGCTCATAATGATCAAAATGTAGTTGAAAATGCGTGGATCACTATTGCCAGGATTATCgaatgtttcaaaaataaaccAGACTATTTAAATGAGCTTTTTTCGGGTAAGGagttgtttttcaaagaattggTCAATGTTATTCTAGTTAGTTGTAATAAATCACTGAACACTAGTGCAGAATCGGAACAAGTTGCATTGTCTTACAGCTCATGCTTGAGCTTGATCAAgtcattgataattttaAGTAGTGTTAGCATTGAAGTTTCCAAAATCTTATTGAGCGACTGTGACATTGGATCTATGATTGTTAAAgcattgaacaaatttgCAAGATCAAGGAGTAGTAAGTCCAATGAGGCTGCGAAGGGTAACGATGAAGCCACGATATCAATTGAGGCATTGTTGGCAGCACCCAAAGAGTTGGTGTCACAATTTTTGACCTTAATTGGATACTTATTGCCAATAATCTATACCCCAGCAAAAGCCCTCTACTTGAAACCGGATTTTGAAGACTAcgaagaaaaggaaaacatCAATCACAAAAGAGTTGAATTATGTACCGAGATCATTCCTGACGATTTCTGGAAATTTGTCAACGAAGTATGGACACTACTGATTTACAGTATTCAAGCAACAACAGATGTCGATATTAGGCGAAGGggattcatcaacttgtACAGAATTGTGAGTTCCATAAACGAGCCTCAACTAGGGCAAATCAAACACCATGAACTTATATCTGGATTATTGGCCTCTGTGGTTAATCAATATCAGCCGCAGGTTTTGCAAGGATTAAAGAGTATGGCAGATTCTCggaaacaagaagaagatgttgaCATGAGAACTAGTGATTTTGAAGACTTTGATGACGCTCGTGATCAACTTTCTAGTGAAGAAAGACAATATGATGAAAGCgatgaagaaatggatGGTGGAACCAGCGAAAATGATGAGAGCCAAGAAAATGAGGAAAACGATGAAGGtgaggaggaagaagaagatgccGATGACGATGAGGAGGATGATGCcgatgacgatgacgatgatggTGAGGACGATTTCCCTGTAGTCACCAATCGGCCTGAAGACCTCAAAAGTCTTAACTCAACAATGCTAATGTTAAGTGCACTAGAGATACTTAatgtgttgttgaagaaggcAGCTAGCGTATACCTACAAGCTTTTGAAAGAGAGGGATTGATGAATGATGTTAcctcaattttgaaaagctCTTCGTTTTTAAGGAAAGGCTCAAGGACAAAATCAGcacaaaatcattttctgGCCTCATTTGCAAACAAATACATAGATGTGGAGTATACCAAGGAATACGAATTCAGATCCTCGATAAAGGATGTTTATTTCAAGATCAAGTCGGCTGCTTCAGAGATCAAGAAGGAATATAATAATGAGAAAATGTCTCAAAGTAGTGAGCTTTCAGAACACATGCGattattgtattttgtGAAGGAAATCCTATCAGATATAAAGACGACAAAGTCATTCACATATGATGAGTGGTTGCAAGTGTGGGAGCAATTCAAGTTTGCTTTACAAGGTGCATCAGATAAAGTTCATGTTTCCAGTTTTGAGCTCATTTCTTCGGGAGTAATAACgcaattgacaaatttatTGACATCTAATGATTCAGACCACGTTTTTGAATCCAGTCCTTGTTATCGTGCATTTATTCActcctttttcaatgatgacTGCTCAGACGCCAAATTACTAGTACATCAATTGCTTGAAGCATTAACGAGGTCAgaatcttttgaaattgtttcgGCAGGAAGTCATAACCATCATTCAGCATCATCTCgtgatcaacaacaagcgACCTTGATGGCGAATCAAATCAAGTTAAAGTTGAATCTTGAGGGTGATTTGGGTGATCTCAAGATGCCCAccaatttgcaaaatatgGTAGTGTCCGTTCATGCAATTGCtacattcaaatcaattctttcgTTCTTGAAGCAAAGATTACAGTTCATGGAGCAGTTGACAAATATAGGTTCCAATAGAGCATCAAGCAATGAAACAGAAGAAGGGAAAAAATTTGACTTTAGCTTGGagtttttgatcaatggtGAGGTTATTCCCCTTGAGACGACTATCTATGGTGCTATTTATCGATCAGCTCAAACCAAGCCGGATGAAATAGTTGATCCGAAAAAGATATGGACTAATTTACACCAAATAACGTTTCGAAAAGTCAGTAATGAAGTGAGCAACGAAgatgttttcaataactACAATAGTAATGTTGACGATTCTGAGTTGACCATTTATGACAAGACAACGATTGGGGTCTTGCAGCTTTTGAAAGTGTTGTTCAAGATGAATACTTTTGTTCACCACGGGGGTAAACCAAGTGTGCCAGTTAAGGACTTTATCAACTGGAAATTGACGGCAAAGTTGAATAGACAATTGGAAGAGCCATTGGTGGTGGCCAGTGGTACATTACCGGGATGGAGTATACACTTAACAAAACAGTTTCCTTTTATATTTCCGTTGGCAACTAggattttcttttttcaatccaCTTCTTTTGGTTATTCTCgtttgattcatcaatggCAGTTGAGaacaaaccaaaattaTGAAGATAATAGAGGTAATGACAACGCAAATAACAATTCCGCTTATAATCAAAGACCACAATTAGGAAGGCCAAATAGACACAAGGTGAGAATTTCAAGAAAGATGATGTTGCAAAGTGCATTAAAAGTGTTGGGAATGTATGGGTCAACTCCTGGtatattggaaattgaatattttgatgaagttggaTCTGGATTAGGACCAACATTGGAGTTTTATTCTACTGTATCAAAAGAGTTTTCTAAGCGTAAATTGAAGTTATGGAGAGATGATAATAGATACGATGGTGATGCTGAAGGATATGTGGAAAACAAGCATGGATTGTTTCCATCACCAATGGATAAACAACAAGTGAATAATGAGAATgggaaaaagattttgtactttttttCGTCACTAGGCAAGTTTATTGCTCGTGCTTTGTTGGATTCAagaatcattgatttcaatttcaacccGATATTCCTCAAATTGGTgcaattcttgaatcaaaagaatacatcttcacaatcacaaccattgaatcaaaaattgatgaaaaagattgtttCTTTAcagaatttgaaattggttgatCCTGAATTGGCTAAATCTTTGCAGCACTTACAAAAATATGCAAAAgtctttgaaaatgttcCTCCTGAACAGAGgaactttgttgaaattgatggagCCAAGCTTGGTGATTTAGGAATATACTTTGAGCTACCCGGATACCCCAAATATGAATTGATACCAAATGGAAGTGATACATTAGTTCAAGCTGATAATTTAGATCTTTACATTACAAAAGTTCTCGAGAACACTTTATTCACCGGTGTCATTCATCAAACTAAAGCGTTTATGGATGGGTTTTCCAAAGTATTCCCCATTAGTTcgttgatgattttttcACCACAAGAATTGGTCGAattatttggaaattgtgAGGAAGATTGGTCATTTGATGCATTATCATCAGCAATTGTAGCCAATCATGGATACAGTAAAGATTCTCCTgaaattaaagaattgatcaatatcctaattgattttgatttggaagagAAAAGGCAGTTTTTGCAGTTTCTCACAGGATCTCCGAAATTGCCCATTGGTGGGTTTAAGGCTCTAAGGCCAGAATTGACCGTTGTTCGAAAACATGCTGAAGATGGATTGAAAGATGACGATTATTTACCTAGTGTTATGACGTGTGCtaattatttgaaaataccGAAATATTCGAGTAAAGAGGTAATGAGagagaaattgttgcaagCGGTTAAAGAAGGAGCTGGTGCATTCTTGTTGTCATAG
- a CDS encoding Sft1 Golgi v-SNARE, producing the protein MSSNLYSHREEQNNQKFEQLANTLHQFRTTVNNDIHDSIQQESGLLHQLNDNFSSLMQSVKQTSGNLTTVMNRNAGLTRIVGIILLGFFVIWMLFKLF; encoded by the coding sequence ATGAGTAGTAATCTATATTCCCACAGGGAAGagcaaaacaatcaaaaattcGAACAACTAGCCAATACTTTACATCAATTTAGAACCACAGTGAATAATGATATTCATGATTCAATACAACAAGAACTGGGGCTCTTACATCAGTTGaatgacaatttttcaagtttaaTGCAACTGGTTAAACAAACACTGGGAAATTTGACTACTGTAATGAATCGAAATGCTGGCTTAACGAGGATTGTGGGGATTATATTGTTGGGGttttttgttatttggATGCTatttaaattgttttaa